The proteins below are encoded in one region of Ostrea edulis chromosome 3, xbOstEdul1.1, whole genome shotgun sequence:
- the LOC125677687 gene encoding diacylglycerol kinase zeta-like isoform X18, translating into MCIPVLEKKNLRCKPTFREAGVRNYREENDTEPSQTLMRHHWVHRRRQEGKCKQCGKSFQQRFAFQSKEIIAISCSWCKAAYHNKVSCFMMQHIEEQCTLGVHQSIIVPPSWIIKLPKKGSFKSSLRKKRRASIKRKKAKEENRPFIIKPIPSPLLKPLLVFINPKSGGNQGAKLMHKFCWWLNPRQVFDLSHGGPRPGLELYKKVPNLRILACGGDGTVGWILSEIDSLGIKPPPPVAIMPLGTGNDLSRTLNWGGGYADEPITKILSYVEEGQVVQLDRWNNEVSPNAVSESDVCDEPLVTDQLPLDVFNNYFSLGADAHVALEFHESREANPEKFNSRFWNKMFYAGAGGRDMLRRSWKGLADHIQLVCDGHDLTTKVQEMKLHCLLFLNIPRYASGTLPWGNPNTPGFEPQRHDDGYLEVIGFTYSSLATLYMGGHGERLIQCREIKLKTLKAIPMQVDGEPCRLRPSTIIIRARNQANMIAKPKRRGSVPIANDLALLKTDLSPPSMPERLRIQVSRISMADYEQLNYDKDRLRGASIPLGLIVVDNNADLDQVRQIINKVQQGNNETNTTSQPLSSKWCFLDSTTAERFFRIDRAQEQLHYITDISSEDLYILDPDMASTQHPTGNGEVPKPQEEKGLVFTFSMPVTPPKSPGVSDLRHNNNEEKHSLPVPKSPGENRTTITRPESKENLLIPPSPGSDNSHMPLRRASPHKGKWVCVRVADHSFLHHTLGSEPGSPNSPNDCSSKQYQFMSVANATAAGKAKKLTPADKGLIDASKRGDLSKLVDLFCNQDADLLATDQYGMTSLHHAARFGHKGIVKYLIDNAPPVILDMVDYEKGQTALHKAAWYQRRTICYMLVEAGASLTRTDYQGNTPRLQALRADDKELAAYLESQEHFQLVVSDDQETAV; encoded by the exons tcATTCCAGCAGAGATTTGCCTTCCAAAGCAAG GAGATCATTGCTATCAGTTGTTCATGGTGCAAAGCAGCTTACCACAACAAGGTATCGTGCTTCATGATGCAGCATATCGAGGAGCAGTGCACCCTGGGAGTCCATCAAAGCATCATTGTGCCTCCGTCGTGGATCATTAAACTTCCAAAAAAA GGGTCTTTCAAATCTTCACTGAGGAAAAAGAGGCGAGCCTcgataaaaagaaagaaagccAAGGAAGAAAATCGTCCATTTATAATCAAGCCCATTCCCTCCCCACTTCTGAAGCCTCTTCTCGTCTTCATCAACCCCAAGAGTGGTGGGAACCAAGGGGCCAAACTCATGCACAAGTTCTGCTGGTGGTTGAACCCACGGCAGGTGTTCGACTTGTCCCATGGAGGGCCTCGACCAGG TCTCGAGTTGTACAAGAAAGTGCCTAACCTGCGTATTTTGGCATGTGGGGGAGATGGCACAGTGGGCTGGATCCTGTCCGAAATTGACAGCCTGGGCATTAAGCCCCCACCCCCGGTCGCCATCATGCCCCTTGGCACAGGAAATGATCTCTCACGGACCTTGAATTGGGGAGGG GGATATGCAGACGAACCTATTACCAAAATCCTTAGTTATGTTGAAGAGGGCCAAGTTGTTCAACTTGACAG gTGGAACAATGAAGTGTCTCCAAATGCGGTATCCGAGTCTGACGTCTGTGATGAACCATTAGTAACTGACCAACTACCACTAGATGTGTTCAACAACTACTTCAGCCTTGGGGCTGATGCCCATGTGGCTCTAGAATTCCATGAAAGCAGAG AAGCCAACCCAGAAAAGTTCAATAGCAGATTTTGGAACAAAATGTTTTATGCAGGT GCTGGTGGGCGGGATATGCTCAGGAGAAGCTGGAAGGGCTTGGCTGATCACATACAGCTGGTC TGTGATGGTCACGACCTTACAACCAAAGTGCAAGAAATGAAgcttcactgtttgttattccTTAACATTCCAAG ATATGCAAGTGGAACGTTACCATGGGGAAATCCAAACACACCTGGATTTGAACCACAGCGCCATGACGACGGTTACCTGGAGGTCATAGGGTTCACTTACTCTTCTTTG GCCACCCTGTACATGGGAGGGCATGGAGAGAGGTTAATTCAGTGCCGAGAGATCAAACTAAAAACTCTGAAGGCCATTCCGATGCAGGTGGACGGGGAGCCATGCCGGTTACGGCCCTCGACCATCATCATCCGTGCCCGTAACCAGGCCAATATGATTGCCAAACCAAAGAGGAGGGGCTCAGTTCCAATAGCCAATGA TCTGGCTCTGTTGAAGACTGATTTAAG TCCCCCCTCCATGCCTGAACGGCTGAGGATACAAGTCAGCCGTATTAGTATGGCAGACTATGAACAGCTGAATTACGATAAAGATCGTCTTCGTGGAGCGT CCATTCCTTTAGGGCTTATTGTGGTAGATAACAATGCAGACTTGGATCAAGTTAGACAGATTATCAATAAAGTTCAGCAG GGAAACAACGAAACAAACACTACTTCACAACCACTGTCTTCAAAATGGTGCTTCTTAGATT CTACAACAGCAGAGAGATTTTTTCGCATTGACAGAGCCCAAGAACAGTTGCACTACATAACCGACATTTCTTCTGAGGATTTGTATATACTAGATCCAGACATGGCCAGCACACAACATCCCACGGGAAACGGGGAGGTTCCCAAACCTCAGGAGGAGAAAGGACTGGTCTTCACCTTCTCCATGCCAGTCACTCCTCCTAAGTCCCCGGG GGTATCCGATCTACGACATAATAATAATGAGGAAAAGCATTCTCTACCTGTGCCAAAATCTCCTGGAGAAAACAG GACCACAATTACTCGTCCCGAGAGTAAGGAAAATTTACTCATCCCACCGTCCCCCGGCTCAGATAACAG TCACATGCCCCTTCGTCGAGCTAGCCCTCATAAGGGCAAGTGGGTCTGTGTTCGGGTCGCAGACCACAGCTTTCTTCATCACACATTGGG CTCAGAGCCGGGCTCCCCCAACTCTCCCAATGACTGTAGCTCCAAGCAGTATCAGTTCATGTCTGTAGCCAATGCAACAGCGGCAGGGAAGGCCAAGAAACTCACTCCTGCCGACAAAG GTTTGATAGATGCATCAAAGAGAGGTGATTTGTCAAAG TTGGTGGACCTGTTTTGTAATCAGGATGCAGATCTCCTAGCAACCGATCAGTATGGCATGACTTCCTTACACCATGCTGCACGGTTTGGACACAAGGGCATTGTCAAGTATCTCATAGATAATG CACCTCCAGTCATTTTGGATATGGTGGATTATGAAAA AGGGCAGACAGCTTTGCACAAGGCAGCCTGGTACCAGAGAAGGACGATTTGTTACATGTTGGTGGAGGCTGGGGCTTCATTGACTCGGACGGATTATCAGGGGAACACTCCTCGCCTACAGGCCCTGAGAGCAGACGACAAGGAACTGGCTGCTTATCTAGAAA GTCAGGAGCATTTTCAATTGGTTGTGTCGGATGATCAGGAAACAGCTGTGTGA